One Brachybacterium kimchii genomic window carries:
- a CDS encoding pyroglutamyl-peptidase I: MSIDVLLSGFEPFAGATTNESWEAVRRAAPLLEARGLSVGTACLPVVFSRGADMLLEQVTARSPRLVIATGLAAGRRAITPERVAINVQDARIADNDGRSPIDAPCLDGGPVGYFSTLPIKAMVEAARDLDVPAAVSQTAGTYVCNDVFYRLCHALQADASTASGGGVAVRGGFVHVPSADVVGADDAARALVAMVEAALGSDQDVRITGGVES, encoded by the coding sequence ATGAGCATCGACGTGCTGCTGAGCGGGTTCGAGCCCTTCGCGGGGGCCACGACGAACGAGTCGTGGGAGGCGGTGCGGCGGGCCGCGCCGCTCCTGGAGGCCCGGGGTCTGAGCGTGGGGACGGCATGCCTGCCCGTCGTGTTCTCCCGCGGGGCCGACATGCTGCTCGAGCAGGTCACGGCCCGTTCGCCGCGCCTCGTGATCGCGACCGGTCTCGCCGCGGGCCGGCGCGCGATCACTCCCGAGCGGGTCGCGATCAACGTGCAGGACGCCCGCATCGCCGACAACGACGGCCGCTCCCCCATCGACGCCCCCTGCCTGGACGGCGGCCCGGTCGGATACTTCTCGACCCTGCCGATCAAGGCGATGGTCGAGGCCGCGCGGGACCTCGACGTGCCGGCCGCGGTCTCGCAGACGGCCGGGACGTACGTGTGCAACGACGTCTTCTACCGGCTGTGCCATGCGCTGCAGGCGGACGCGAGCACGGCCAGCGGTGGGGGCGTCGCCGTCCGCGGCGGGTTCGTCCATGTCCCCTCGGCCGACGTGGTGGGCGCCGACGACGCCGCACGCGCCCTGGTGGCGATGGTCGAGGCCGCTCTGGGGTCGGATCAGGACGTCCGGATCACCGGCGGTGTGGAGTCCTGA
- the gluQRS gene encoding tRNA glutamyl-Q(34) synthetase GluQRS produces the protein MPEADSPAGRYAPSPSGDLHLGNLRTAILAWVLARRSGRAFRLRVEDLDRVREGAEGRQLEDLGAIGLDWDGDVMHQSRRAEAYDAAIGRLADAGLVYECYCTRREILEAPSAPHAPPGAYPGTCRDLGESARERGRARMRELRREPALRLRAGVAEWAVHDMFAGEVTGTVDDLVLRRGDGVVAYNLAVVVDDAAQGVDQVVRADDLLSSAPRQAYLDHLLGGADLGAAPDPTAPMEYAHVPLAVAPSGARLAKRDGAVTLRDRLERGEDVGDVVERIGASLGLEGCRSARDVLERWDPATLPREPWVVDLPA, from the coding sequence ATGCCCGAAGCCGATTCGCCCGCCGGCCGCTACGCCCCCTCACCGAGCGGCGACCTGCACCTGGGGAACCTGCGCACGGCGATCCTGGCCTGGGTGCTCGCGCGCCGCAGCGGCCGCGCGTTCCGGCTGCGCGTCGAGGACCTGGATCGAGTGCGCGAGGGCGCCGAGGGACGTCAGCTCGAGGACCTCGGGGCGATCGGCCTGGACTGGGACGGGGACGTCATGCACCAGTCCCGGCGCGCCGAGGCCTACGACGCCGCGATCGGGCGGCTCGCCGACGCGGGGCTGGTCTACGAGTGCTACTGCACGCGGCGGGAGATCCTCGAGGCGCCGTCGGCCCCGCATGCCCCGCCCGGCGCCTACCCGGGCACATGCCGGGACCTGGGCGAGAGCGCGCGCGAGCGCGGACGCGCGAGGATGCGCGAGCTGCGGCGCGAGCCGGCCCTGCGGCTGCGCGCGGGGGTCGCCGAGTGGGCGGTCCACGACATGTTCGCGGGTGAGGTCACCGGCACGGTCGACGACCTCGTGCTGCGCCGCGGCGACGGCGTGGTCGCCTACAACCTGGCGGTCGTCGTCGACGACGCCGCGCAGGGCGTGGACCAGGTGGTGCGGGCCGACGACCTGCTGAGCTCCGCCCCTCGTCAGGCGTATCTGGACCATCTTCTGGGAGGCGCCGACCTGGGGGCCGCGCCGGATCCGACCGCTCCGATGGAGTACGCGCACGTCCCGCTCGCGGTCGCTCCGAGCGGCGCGCGCCTGGCGAAGCGCGACGGCGCAGTCACCCTGCGCGATCGGCTCGAGCGCGGCGAGGACGTCGGTGACGTGGTGGAGCGGATCGGCGCCTCGCTCGGGCTCGAAGGATGCCGCAGCGCACGGGACGTGCTCGAACGCTGGGATCCCGCGACCCTGCCGCGCGAGCCGTGGGTCGTGGACCTGCCGGCCTGA
- a CDS encoding DUF805 domain-containing protein — MPRKPSLPPLRGATPLQALGRFFRQYGISSGRASRSEYWWWVLVNLLVTAALQIAGNTLVAGWTWDYTFVIVGSRWPMGSSGASVIGVIATIWALGTLIPSLAVVWRRLHDAGHGGGWFFLILIPIVGWLLLIWLLASKENPDGARFDRPTATTGPDAPLGLRSDAWSRS; from the coding sequence ATGCCCCGCAAGCCCTCCCTCCCGCCGCTGCGCGGTGCGACGCCCCTGCAGGCCCTCGGCCGCTTCTTCCGTCAGTACGGGATCTCCAGCGGGCGGGCGAGCCGGAGCGAGTACTGGTGGTGGGTGCTCGTGAACCTCCTGGTCACGGCCGCTCTGCAGATCGCCGGCAACACACTGGTCGCGGGGTGGACGTGGGACTACACCTTCGTGATCGTCGGCAGCCGATGGCCGATGGGGTCGAGCGGTGCCTCGGTGATCGGGGTCATCGCGACGATCTGGGCGCTGGGCACCCTCATCCCGAGCCTCGCGGTGGTCTGGCGGCGCCTGCACGACGCAGGGCACGGCGGCGGCTGGTTCTTCCTGATCCTCATCCCGATCGTCGGCTGGCTGCTGCTGATCTGGCTGCTCGCCTCGAAGGAGAACCCCGACGGGGCGCGCTTCGACCGGCCGACGGCCACCACCGGCCCGGATGCACCGCTCGGCCTGCGCAGCGACGCCTGGTCGAGGTCCTGA
- a CDS encoding MFS transporter, translated as MSGPAPSSATDSQSARTSPSVRTPESASSLECCSPERTARERARAARVRRAAIDPRVQAARRGRRALFLWGIAMFAYIVTVAGRTSFGVASVQAAYRFSVGSAALSLFGMVQLGTYAAAQFPAGLLLDRFGARRMLVAGSALMLIGQIGMAFCTVFGLAVAARVLIGAGDAAVFISVIRLAAAWFPARRVPLITQLTGVLGQSGQVISAIPFFAILAHAGWAPAFSLLAALVLVAGLGCLLLVRDEPRDGLPTGAIPVLASSPTQVLKDVLASPGAWAGLAAHWITLFAVNTYVVMWGVPFLSSGHHLPMGQVSTLLTIQVLIGMTLGPVIGTLSGRFPLRRGRVLAVGVTLMAALWAVTLAVPGEHSVLALVPLACALALGAALSGLGFDIARTGVQPMSVGTAVGFVNIGGFGAGLVSVFLVGLVLDLLAPAGSPDLDDYRVAFASMGVLFVLGVVVLLIAAARGGLRPVPRERRPLTPAEEIGEEQAEARAGSGPAA; from the coding sequence ATGTCCGGCCCGGCCCCGTCCTCCGCCACCGATTCGCAGAGCGCGCGGACGTCCCCGAGCGTCCGCACCCCCGAGTCCGCCTCCTCGCTCGAGTGCTGCTCGCCCGAGCGGACCGCGCGCGAGCGGGCCCGCGCCGCACGCGTCCGCCGCGCCGCGATCGACCCCCGTGTCCAGGCCGCACGACGCGGCAGGCGCGCCCTGTTCCTGTGGGGCATCGCGATGTTCGCCTACATCGTCACCGTCGCCGGCCGCACGAGCTTCGGCGTCGCGAGCGTCCAGGCCGCCTACCGCTTCTCCGTCGGCTCGGCCGCCCTGTCCCTGTTCGGCATGGTGCAGCTGGGCACGTACGCCGCCGCGCAGTTCCCCGCCGGTCTGCTGCTGGACCGCTTCGGGGCCCGACGGATGCTCGTCGCGGGCAGCGCGCTCATGCTCATCGGGCAGATCGGGATGGCGTTCTGCACCGTCTTCGGCCTCGCCGTCGCCGCACGCGTCCTCATCGGCGCGGGCGACGCCGCCGTCTTCATCTCCGTGATCCGACTGGCCGCCGCCTGGTTCCCCGCGCGCCGCGTCCCGCTGATCACGCAGCTCACGGGTGTGCTGGGCCAGTCCGGCCAAGTGATCTCCGCGATCCCCTTCTTCGCGATCCTCGCCCACGCGGGCTGGGCCCCGGCCTTCTCCCTGCTCGCCGCGCTCGTGCTCGTCGCGGGTCTGGGATGCCTGCTGCTGGTGCGCGACGAGCCCCGGGACGGGCTCCCCACCGGCGCGATCCCCGTGCTCGCCTCCTCGCCCACGCAGGTGCTGAAGGACGTGCTCGCCTCGCCCGGCGCCTGGGCCGGCCTCGCCGCGCACTGGATCACCCTGTTCGCCGTGAACACGTACGTGGTCATGTGGGGCGTGCCCTTCCTGTCCTCGGGACACCATCTGCCGATGGGCCAGGTCTCGACGCTGCTGACCATCCAGGTCCTCATCGGCATGACGCTCGGGCCGGTGATCGGGACCCTCTCGGGGCGCTTCCCCCTGCGTCGCGGGCGCGTGCTGGCGGTGGGCGTGACGCTGATGGCCGCCCTGTGGGCGGTGACCCTCGCCGTGCCCGGCGAGCACTCCGTGCTGGCCCTGGTGCCGCTCGCCTGCGCCCTCGCGCTCGGTGCTGCGCTCAGCGGCCTCGGCTTCGACATCGCCCGCACCGGCGTGCAGCCGATGTCGGTGGGCACGGCGGTGGGCTTCGTGAACATCGGCGGCTTCGGCGCGGGGCTCGTCTCCGTGTTCCTCGTGGGCCTCGTGCTCGACCTCCTCGCCCCCGCGGGGAGCCCTGACCTGGACGACTACCGGGTGGCCTTCGCCTCGATGGGCGTCCTCTTCGTGCTCGGCGTGGTCGTGCTGCTGATCGCCGCCGCGCGCGGGGGCCTGCGCCCCGTCCCGCGCGAGCGCCGCCCGCTGACCCCCGCGGAGGAGATCGGCGAGGAGCAGGCCGAGGCCCGCGCCGGGTCCGGCCCCGCCGCCTGA
- a CDS encoding carboxymuconolactone decarboxylase family protein has translation MTRMKLFETHPEAYKAVLGLESYCSRQIPRELYEIVKLRASILNGCSFCTDMHSRDGIKAGIPTPKLFAVAAWHDSPHFDERERAALRLTDTVTKLGAEGVPDDVWDEAAAQFDETLLGDLLFAIATINVWNRLAIPTQLEPQA, from the coding sequence ATGACCAGGATGAAGCTGTTCGAGACGCACCCCGAGGCCTACAAGGCCGTGCTGGGCCTCGAGTCCTACTGCAGCCGGCAGATCCCGCGCGAGCTGTACGAGATCGTGAAGCTGCGCGCCTCGATCCTCAACGGCTGCTCGTTCTGCACGGACATGCACTCGCGCGACGGCATCAAGGCCGGCATCCCCACCCCGAAGCTGTTCGCCGTGGCGGCCTGGCACGACTCACCGCACTTCGATGAGCGCGAGCGCGCCGCACTGCGCCTCACCGACACGGTGACGAAGCTGGGCGCGGAGGGCGTCCCCGATGACGTCTGGGACGAGGCGGCCGCGCAGTTCGACGAGACCCTGCTGGGTGATCTCCTCTTCGCGATCGCCACGATCAACGTGTGGAACCGTCTGGCGATCCCCACGCAGCTCGAGCCGCAGGCCTGA
- a CDS encoding GNAT family N-acetyltransferase: MPASPTPDPSMSPGLPPDLDALHPPFALRVRSGPLTLRVLADRDLPEYAELLRRPIFADPDAPHVFPWYARPEQERIREALRFQWRLRSELTPESWSLTLGIWADDRLIGCQDLDAKQFAVRRTVTSGSWLARDMQGRGYGGLMRRAVLVLAFDHLGAVRAESAAVVGNERSYGVSRSCGYVDNGTEVIEQNGRAVEHQRFVVTPETFRRGPRSVEVEGLTPELRALLGAPEPGDSST, encoded by the coding sequence ATGCCCGCCTCGCCGACGCCCGATCCGTCCATGTCCCCCGGGCTCCCGCCGGACCTCGACGCCCTGCACCCGCCCTTCGCCCTGCGGGTGCGCTCCGGCCCGCTCACCCTGCGGGTCCTCGCCGATCGCGACCTGCCGGAGTACGCCGAGCTGCTGCGTCGGCCGATCTTCGCCGACCCCGACGCCCCGCACGTCTTCCCCTGGTACGCCCGGCCCGAGCAGGAGCGGATCCGCGAGGCGCTGCGCTTCCAATGGCGCCTACGCAGCGAGCTGACCCCGGAGAGCTGGTCGCTGACCCTGGGCATCTGGGCCGACGACCGGCTCATCGGCTGCCAGGACCTCGACGCGAAGCAGTTCGCCGTGCGCCGCACGGTGACCTCGGGATCCTGGCTCGCACGGGACATGCAGGGGCGCGGCTACGGCGGTCTCATGCGCCGCGCCGTGCTCGTGCTCGCCTTCGACCACCTGGGCGCAGTGCGGGCGGAGTCCGCGGCGGTCGTCGGCAACGAGCGCTCCTACGGCGTCTCCCGCTCCTGCGGCTACGTCGACAACGGCACCGAGGTCATCGAGCAGAACGGCCGAGCCGTGGAGCACCAGCGGTTCGTCGTCACCCCGGAGACCTTCCGGCGCGGGCCCCGGAGCGTCGAGGTCGAGGGACTCACCCCGGAGCTGCGCGCGCTGCTCGGGGCGCCGGAGCCCGGCGACTCGAGCACCTGA
- a CDS encoding DUF2871 domain-containing protein, with translation MRAMNRLFTAICVYLGLGLVSGLAFREITKHSDWPATDHTQLGVVHTHLLTLGVIVLLAVLALEATLRLSDSPRLFAWFQGIYHAGVLVSAAMMFVRGMLTVQGADLGAMDAMVSGIAGIGHILLTVGFVLLMVLIRRAIVRRATEETVTVRA, from the coding sequence ATGCGCGCCATGAACCGTCTGTTCACCGCGATCTGCGTCTACCTCGGCCTCGGCCTCGTCTCAGGCCTTGCGTTCCGCGAGATCACCAAGCACTCCGACTGGCCGGCCACCGATCACACCCAGCTGGGCGTCGTGCACACGCACCTGCTGACCCTGGGCGTGATCGTCCTGCTCGCGGTCCTCGCCCTCGAGGCCACGCTCCGGCTCTCCGACTCCCCGCGCCTGTTCGCGTGGTTCCAGGGCATCTACCACGCAGGGGTGCTGGTCAGCGCCGCCATGATGTTCGTCCGCGGCATGCTCACCGTGCAGGGCGCGGACCTGGGGGCTATGGACGCCATGGTCTCGGGCATCGCCGGGATCGGGCACATCCTGCTCACCGTCGGCTTCGTGCTGCTGATGGTCCTGATCCGCAGGGCGATCGTCCGCCGCGCGACGGAGGAGACCGTCACCGTGCGCGCCTGA
- a CDS encoding peptidylprolyl isomerase has product MFATLHTNQGDIRLELFENDAPKTVANFVGLAEGTREFTDPDSGEKVTRPFYDGVIFHRVIDGFMVQGGDPLGTGTGGPGYMFDDEISEKNFDEPYKLAMANAGKRMNAITGKPSGTNGSQFFITVAPTQYLHGKHTVFGEVADDESKKIVDAIATTQTDMRDRPVEDVVIESVDIEK; this is encoded by the coding sequence ATGTTCGCAACACTGCACACGAACCAGGGCGACATCCGCCTCGAGCTGTTCGAGAACGACGCCCCCAAGACCGTCGCCAACTTCGTCGGCCTCGCCGAGGGGACTCGCGAGTTCACCGACCCCGACTCCGGCGAGAAGGTCACCCGTCCGTTCTACGACGGCGTCATCTTCCACCGCGTCATCGACGGCTTCATGGTCCAGGGCGGCGACCCGCTGGGCACCGGCACCGGCGGCCCCGGCTACATGTTCGACGACGAGATCTCCGAGAAGAACTTCGACGAGCCCTACAAGCTCGCGATGGCCAACGCCGGCAAGCGCATGAACGCGATCACCGGCAAGCCCTCGGGCACCAACGGCTCGCAGTTCTTCATCACCGTCGCCCCCACCCAGTACCTGCACGGCAAGCACACCGTGTTCGGCGAGGTGGCCGACGACGAGTCGAAGAAGATCGTCGACGCGATCGCCACCACCCAGACCGACATGCGCGACCGTCCCGTCGAGGACGTCGTCATCGAGTCCGTCGACATCGAGAAGTGA
- a CDS encoding rhomboid family intramembrane serine protease yields MENRPTYGYGADDPDPAQRPRPSYGYSAGDAERAGGADGAAAGTGGSSAGAADDASLPAHQIPGGEQAGGPVCPRHPDRVSYVRCKRCGRPACGECQRPAPVGMLCVDCEKELAAQQRSASPRNMAGGRMGSSTPFLTYGVIGLCVVLFLGQTLIPGGAVEQALIYAPVRTLAMPWTLITSGFLHGGVFHLLLNMYAMYLVGTHLERTLGHWRFGAIFMLSLFAGQVAVLLFADPMSSSWVGATLGASGGIFGLFGTLLIVNRRMGAETTQILVLIGLNLVITFTIPNISWQGHLGGLVMGTALTAVMFALRPKASPGADRAALARRSALIHGGVLAAGLVLCLVLIAVKIATVPAGYLPLL; encoded by the coding sequence ATGGAGAACCGACCCACCTACGGCTACGGCGCCGACGACCCGGATCCGGCCCAGCGCCCGCGACCCAGCTACGGCTACTCCGCCGGCGACGCCGAACGAGCCGGAGGGGCCGACGGCGCTGCGGCCGGGACGGGCGGCTCCTCCGCGGGCGCCGCGGACGATGCCTCGCTGCCTGCGCACCAGATCCCGGGAGGCGAGCAGGCGGGAGGGCCCGTGTGCCCCCGCCACCCCGACCGCGTGAGCTACGTGCGCTGCAAGCGCTGCGGCCGGCCCGCGTGCGGCGAGTGCCAGCGCCCCGCACCCGTGGGGATGCTCTGCGTGGACTGCGAGAAGGAGCTCGCCGCGCAGCAGCGCTCGGCGAGCCCGCGCAACATGGCCGGCGGCCGCATGGGCAGCTCCACCCCGTTCCTCACCTACGGCGTGATCGGCCTGTGCGTGGTGCTGTTCCTCGGCCAGACCCTGATCCCCGGGGGCGCCGTCGAGCAGGCCCTCATCTACGCCCCCGTGCGCACCCTCGCGATGCCCTGGACCCTGATCACCTCGGGGTTCCTCCACGGCGGCGTGTTCCATCTGCTGCTGAACATGTACGCCATGTACCTGGTGGGCACGCACCTCGAGCGCACGCTCGGGCACTGGCGCTTCGGCGCGATCTTCATGCTCTCCCTGTTCGCGGGGCAGGTGGCCGTGCTCCTGTTCGCCGACCCCATGTCCTCCTCGTGGGTCGGGGCGACGCTCGGCGCGAGCGGCGGCATCTTCGGCCTGTTCGGCACACTGCTGATCGTGAACCGGCGGATGGGCGCGGAGACCACGCAGATCCTCGTGCTGATCGGGCTGAACCTCGTCATCACCTTCACGATCCCCAACATCTCGTGGCAGGGGCACCTGGGCGGTCTGGTGATGGGCACGGCGCTGACCGCGGTGATGTTCGCGCTGCGCCCGAAGGCGAGCCCCGGCGCCGACCGCGCCGCCCTCGCGCGCCGCTCGGCGCTCATCCACGGCGGCGTGCTCGCCGCGGGGCTCGTGCTGTGCCTCGTGCTCATCGCGGTGAAGATCGCGACCGTCCCCGCCGGGTACCTGCCGCTGCTCTGA
- a CDS encoding TerC/Alx family metal homeostasis membrane protein — protein MGELSMTFEITSLVVLIAIIVGDLILVSRRPHVPSMKECLAWVGFYVALALVFALILYFVGDTHHVAVEFLTGWLTEYSLSVDNLFVFILIMGKFAVPKKYQQEVLMVGIIIALIARAIFILVGSVAISHLSWIFYIFGIFLLYTAIRQVKGDDDEDDGEDSAVQKFVGRFIHVHDEYDGNKIRTVLDGKKVFTPMLMVFVVIGLTDVMFAIDSIPAIFGITQNPFIVFTANLFALMGLRQLYFLLGGLVDRLAYLHYGIAAILAFIGVKLLIHAIHEAPLEFIPGFEVLEKLPEIGTAASLIVIIGAMAIATVASLLWAPKGEPEEVASGSGDDQQQG, from the coding sequence ATGGGTGAGCTGTCCATGACCTTCGAGATCACCTCCCTGGTGGTCCTCATCGCCATCATCGTGGGCGACCTGATCCTGGTCTCGCGCCGTCCGCACGTGCCCTCCATGAAGGAGTGCCTGGCATGGGTGGGCTTCTACGTGGCGCTGGCTCTGGTCTTCGCGCTGATCCTGTACTTCGTGGGCGACACGCACCACGTCGCGGTCGAGTTCCTCACCGGTTGGCTCACGGAGTACTCGCTGAGCGTCGACAACCTCTTCGTGTTCATCCTGATCATGGGCAAGTTCGCGGTGCCCAAGAAGTATCAGCAGGAAGTGCTGATGGTGGGCATCATCATCGCGCTGATCGCCCGGGCGATCTTCATCCTGGTGGGCTCGGTCGCGATCTCCCACCTGTCCTGGATCTTCTACATCTTCGGCATCTTCCTGCTGTACACCGCGATCCGGCAGGTCAAGGGCGATGACGACGAGGACGACGGCGAGGACAGCGCGGTCCAGAAGTTCGTGGGCCGCTTCATCCACGTGCACGACGAGTACGACGGCAACAAGATCCGCACCGTCCTGGACGGCAAGAAGGTCTTCACGCCGATGCTCATGGTGTTCGTGGTCATCGGGCTCACGGACGTCATGTTCGCGATCGACTCGATCCCCGCGATCTTCGGCATCACCCAGAACCCGTTCATCGTGTTCACCGCGAACCTGTTCGCGCTCATGGGCCTGCGCCAGCTGTACTTCCTGCTGGGCGGCCTGGTCGATCGCCTCGCGTACCTGCACTACGGGATCGCCGCGATCCTCGCGTTCATCGGCGTGAAGCTGCTGATCCACGCCATCCACGAGGCCCCGCTCGAGTTCATTCCCGGCTTCGAGGTCCTCGAGAAGCTGCCGGAGATCGGCACGGCGGCCTCCCTCATCGTGATCATCGGCGCCATGGCCATCGCGACCGTCGCCTCCCTGCTCTGGGCGCCCAAGGGCGAGCCCGAGGAGGTCGCCTCCGGCTCCGGGGACGACCAGCAGCAGGGCTGA
- a CDS encoding MMPL family transporter, with protein sequence MRTSISSPTQSPTPAAASAPSRPARALARIAALLTGRRSAWAVLAIAALLALALMGLRGSGPAAGMDALPTSAESSRAAAIADQLPDADQQTVMAVVTRTDGGELTSDDEQQVAHLRTALADATDGDELPPMPSEDGRADLVLAPIDTGAGDDAVDAKIADLREVAHGAVSGDLQVQLTGGPAVGSDIRGAFAGADFRLLIVTIAVVGVLLLLTYRSPVLWLLPLAVVGAADGVASAVTSRMGETFSLAFDAGVISVLVFGAGANYALLLISRYREELHRSDDHREALRRAWSETAPAVVASNVTVVLALLTLVLAVMPATRGLGIAAAVGLVIALLAVLFPLTALLAITGRRVFWPFVPRPEQAGSDAASTSSATDDAERGVFAAVARRVTARPVLSVIGTLAVLAVCATGLLGTRVGLSQSEQFASANESQTGFTAIAEHYGAGQSGPHLITVPTTDAKAVTTAAKDVPGIESVAESGTTPEGETVLSATGTAQPESPAADDEVLALRGAVHGVTPDALVGGTSAQALDVHDDSMRDLLLIAPIILGVILVVLMVLLRALVAPLVLLAANLVSTLASIGLGLWVGRTLFDIPALDVTVPLLAFLFLAALGVDYTIFLTHRIRREAERFGTVHGTVRAVGSTGVVITSAGIVLAAVFAALGVLPLVVLGQLGLIVGLGVLVDTVLVRTVLVPALFSLIGDRMWWPGRVGGRADRRAR encoded by the coding sequence ATGAGAACCTCGATCAGCTCCCCGACGCAGTCGCCCACGCCTGCCGCGGCGTCGGCCCCGTCCCGACCCGCCCGCGCCCTCGCCCGGATCGCCGCGCTCCTCACGGGCCGGCGCTCCGCCTGGGCCGTGCTGGCGATCGCCGCGCTCCTCGCGCTCGCGCTGATGGGTCTGCGGGGATCCGGGCCCGCCGCGGGGATGGATGCGCTCCCGACGAGCGCCGAGTCCTCGCGGGCCGCCGCGATCGCCGACCAGCTGCCCGACGCGGACCAGCAGACCGTGATGGCCGTCGTCACCCGCACCGACGGCGGGGAGCTGACATCGGACGACGAGCAGCAGGTCGCCCATCTGCGCACCGCCCTCGCGGACGCGACCGACGGCGACGAGCTGCCTCCGATGCCCTCCGAGGACGGGCGCGCCGATCTCGTGCTCGCGCCGATCGACACCGGCGCAGGCGACGATGCGGTCGACGCGAAGATCGCGGACCTGCGGGAGGTCGCCCATGGCGCCGTCTCCGGCGACCTGCAGGTGCAGCTCACCGGTGGGCCCGCCGTCGGCTCCGACATCCGCGGCGCCTTCGCGGGCGCCGACTTCCGCCTGCTGATCGTGACGATCGCGGTGGTCGGGGTGCTCCTGCTGCTCACCTACCGCTCCCCCGTGCTGTGGCTGCTCCCCCTCGCGGTGGTCGGCGCGGCCGACGGCGTCGCGAGCGCCGTCACCTCGCGCATGGGCGAGACCTTCTCCCTGGCCTTCGATGCGGGCGTGATCAGCGTGCTCGTGTTCGGCGCGGGCGCGAACTACGCGCTGCTGCTGATCTCGCGGTACCGCGAGGAGCTGCATCGCAGCGACGACCACCGGGAGGCCCTGCGCCGCGCCTGGAGCGAGACCGCACCGGCCGTGGTCGCCTCGAACGTGACGGTGGTGCTCGCCCTGCTCACGCTCGTGCTGGCCGTCATGCCCGCGACCCGCGGGCTCGGCATCGCCGCAGCCGTGGGACTCGTGATCGCCCTGCTCGCGGTCCTGTTCCCGCTCACGGCCCTGCTCGCGATCACGGGGCGCCGCGTGTTCTGGCCCTTCGTCCCGCGCCCCGAGCAGGCCGGATCGGATGCCGCATCGACGTCCTCCGCGACCGATGATGCCGAGCGCGGCGTCTTCGCCGCCGTCGCCCGCCGCGTCACCGCCCGCCCGGTGCTCTCCGTGATCGGCACGCTCGCCGTGCTGGCCGTGTGCGCGACCGGTCTGCTGGGCACGCGCGTCGGCCTCTCCCAGAGCGAGCAGTTCGCCTCGGCGAACGAATCCCAGACCGGCTTCACCGCGATCGCCGAGCACTACGGCGCCGGCCAGTCCGGCCCGCACCTGATCACCGTCCCCACGACGGACGCGAAGGCCGTGACGACCGCGGCGAAGGACGTCCCCGGCATCGAGTCCGTCGCCGAGAGCGGCACCACGCCCGAGGGCGAGACCGTCCTCTCGGCCACGGGCACCGCCCAGCCCGAGTCCCCGGCGGCCGACGACGAGGTCCTCGCCCTGCGCGGCGCGGTCCACGGCGTCACGCCGGACGCCCTGGTGGGAGGCACCTCGGCGCAGGCGCTCGACGTCCACGACGACTCGATGCGGGACCTGCTGCTCATCGCGCCGATCATCCTCGGGGTGATCCTCGTGGTGCTCATGGTGCTGCTGCGGGCGCTCGTGGCTCCGCTGGTGCTGCTCGCGGCGAACCTCGTCAGCACGCTCGCCTCGATCGGGCTGGGCCTGTGGGTGGGCCGCACCCTCTTCGACATCCCCGCGCTCGACGTCACCGTGCCGCTGCTGGCGTTCCTGTTCCTCGCGGCCCTGGGCGTGGACTACACGATCTTCCTCACCCACCGGATCCGTCGCGAGGCCGAGCGCTTCGGCACAGTGCACGGCACCGTCCGGGCCGTGGGCTCGACGGGTGTGGTCATCACGAGCGCCGGGATCGTGCTCGCCGCGGTCTTCGCCGCCCTCGGCGTGCTGCCGCTCGTGGTCCTCGGCCAGCTGGGCCTGATCGTCGGGCTCGGCGTCCTCGTGGACACGGTGCTCGTGCGCACGGTGCTCGTGCCCGCCCTGTTCTCCCTGATCGGGGACCGCATGTGGTGGCCGGGGCGCGTGGGCGGCCGCGCCGATCGCCGCGCCCGCTGA